A stretch of the Deltaproteobacteria bacterium genome encodes the following:
- a CDS encoding YggS family pyridoxal phosphate-dependent enzyme, translated as MKFVEENIQLVREKITEAALRSGRDPSEVRLMAVTKTVDDERIQKAITCGIDIIGENYVQEARRKIEKTGHSVEWHMIGHLQSNKAKYAVKLFDMIHSVDRLSLARELDRRSGAAGVVTRILIEVNTSGEETKSGAVPAGVIPLIGEISTMEHLSIRGLMTMPAWYDDPEKARPSFIVLRELRDRIAECDMPNVRMDELSMGMTDDFPVAVEEGATIVRIGRAIFGERT; from the coding sequence GTGAAATTCGTAGAAGAGAACATACAACTGGTACGGGAGAAAATAACCGAAGCCGCGCTCAGGTCGGGCCGCGACCCCTCGGAGGTGCGGCTTATGGCAGTCACGAAGACCGTCGACGACGAGCGGATACAGAAGGCGATCACCTGCGGTATAGACATCATAGGTGAGAACTATGTCCAGGAGGCACGCCGGAAGATAGAAAAAACGGGGCATTCCGTTGAATGGCATATGATCGGTCACCTGCAGTCGAACAAGGCCAAATATGCCGTCAAGCTTTTTGACATGATACATTCCGTCGACCGGCTCAGCCTGGCCCGTGAACTGGACAGGCGTTCCGGTGCGGCGGGGGTCGTGACCAGGATCCTCATTGAAGTGAATACCAGCGGCGAGGAAACGAAAAGCGGGGCGGTCCCGGCAGGGGTTATTCCCCTGATCGGGGAGATCTCAACCATGGAGCACCTCTCCATCCGGGGCCTCATGACCATGCCCGCCTGGTACGATGACCCTGAGAAAGCGAGGCCTTCATTCATCGTCCTGCGGGAATTGAGGGACCGGATCGCGGAATGTGACATGCCCAACGTGAGAATGGATGAACTCTCCATGGGAATGACCGATGACTTTCCTGTCGCGGTCGAAGAAGGGGCGACCATCGTTCGGATAGGCCGGGCTATTTTCGGCGAGCGGACGTAA
- a CDS encoding HD domain-containing protein gives MELEKRIFVKDIRPGQAVNDLFLVMEKNMAVSQKGNPYLSLRLRDSSGEMEGRVWENAEALSKTFDRGDIILIRSRAVSYKNMTQLSITDLSVPESTAIEPADYFPTTRSDRREMFEMLLTYIDRMSNPHLKALLERIFKDPETVRAFMNVPAAKGFHHSYIGGLLEHTLSVTQLLETFADHYPGTDRDLILAGGMLHDIGKIKEISYARVIDYTDEGRLIGHIILGFELVNEKMAGLPDFPEELALQLRHIMLSHHGDLAYGSPKRPKTVEALIVNHIDDLDAKVNAFRESIDDANEESNWTRYHRLLERFIYKGRP, from the coding sequence ATGGAACTAGAGAAAAGAATATTCGTGAAAGATATTCGTCCGGGACAGGCCGTGAACGACCTTTTTCTGGTCATGGAAAAGAACATGGCCGTCTCTCAGAAAGGCAATCCGTACCTGAGCCTGCGGCTCAGAGATTCATCGGGCGAGATGGAAGGCCGGGTATGGGAGAATGCCGAGGCATTGAGCAAAACATTCGACAGGGGTGATATCATTCTCATCAGGTCACGGGCCGTCAGCTACAAGAACATGACCCAGCTTTCCATAACGGACCTTTCCGTCCCCGAGAGCACGGCGATCGAACCCGCCGACTACTTTCCCACCACCAGGTCAGACCGCCGGGAAATGTTTGAAATGCTCTTGACCTATATCGATCGGATGTCGAATCCCCACCTGAAGGCCCTTCTCGAGCGTATCTTCAAAGATCCGGAAACGGTCCGGGCCTTCATGAACGTTCCGGCTGCAAAAGGTTTTCACCACTCATACATCGGCGGTCTGCTGGAACACACCCTCTCCGTGACACAACTCCTCGAAACCTTCGCCGATCACTACCCGGGAACGGACCGGGACCTGATCCTCGCCGGGGGCATGCTGCACGACATTGGAAAGATCAAGGAAATTTCCTATGCCAGGGTGATCGATTACACCGACGAAGGACGCCTTATCGGCCACATAATCCTCGGATTTGAACTGGTAAACGAAAAAATGGCGGGGCTGCCGGATTTTCCTGAAGAGCTGGCCCTGCAACTGCGGCACATCATGCTCAGCCACCACGGTGATCTCGCCTACGGTTCTCCAAAACGACCGAAGACCGTCGAAGCGCTCATCGTCAATCACATCGACGACCTCGATGCCAAGGTCAACGCCTTCCGTGAGTCGATCGACGACGCGAACGAGGAATCGAACTGGACGCGGTATCACCGACTGCTTGAACGGTTCATCTATAAAGGAAGGCCGTGA
- the fdhD gene encoding formate dehydrogenase accessory sulfurtransferase FdhD: protein MISAVKEFPVTIYDGHRPLRVTDAVIEEVPLAVYLDGRHVVTIACAGIYLEDLALGYLKSEGMIGSLKDVRDITVSEEGPSVHVDTGKATGERIGTGPQVETILSSGARKRKADLIGKPLESSLTLPAEQVFLIMEQLLGASELHARTHGAHCSAIADMNGIILYRDDIGRHNTYDMLNGYLLRTGGDRSGMLIATTGRVSTEILFKVYGMGIPVIVSHAVPTSRAIKLAMRAGITLIGYVRKGTMKIYTHEERLTWN, encoded by the coding sequence GTGATCTCCGCCGTCAAAGAGTTCCCCGTCACGATCTATGACGGGCACCGGCCTCTCAGAGTAACAGATGCCGTCATAGAGGAGGTACCCCTCGCGGTGTATCTCGACGGACGGCACGTGGTCACCATCGCCTGCGCAGGCATATACCTGGAGGATCTTGCCCTGGGATATCTCAAATCCGAGGGGATGATCGGATCGCTCAAGGACGTGCGGGATATCACCGTTTCCGAAGAAGGCCCTTCGGTGCATGTGGACACCGGGAAAGCAACCGGAGAAAGGATCGGGACGGGACCGCAGGTTGAAACGATCCTGTCGAGCGGTGCACGGAAAAGAAAAGCGGACCTGATCGGAAAGCCGCTTGAATCTTCCCTGACCCTGCCGGCGGAACAGGTATTCCTGATCATGGAGCAGTTGCTCGGTGCTTCCGAACTTCATGCACGAACCCATGGTGCCCATTGCTCTGCCATTGCCGACATGAACGGCATCATCCTGTACCGGGACGATATCGGAAGGCACAACACCTATGATATGCTGAACGGGTATCTTCTCAGGACGGGCGGGGACCGCAGCGGCATGCTCATTGCCACCACGGGACGGGTTTCCACGGAAATCCTGTTTAAGGTCTACGGGATGGGCATACCGGTCATCGTGTCCCACGCCGTCCCTACCTCACGGGCGATCAAACTGGCGATGAGGGCGGGCATTACGCTCATCGGATACGTCAGGAAGGGAACGATGAAAATTTACACCCACGAAGAAAGGCTTACATGGAACTAG
- the maf gene encoding septum formation inhibitor Maf, giving the protein MELSFVLASKSPRRRVLLTEAGFNFSVVPPSIDESFRPGEIPRDHVLRLSREKARAVAVSYPDNWVLGADTIVMIDGEVLGKPKSPQDARDMLWKLSGREHRVLTGFTLVKECINVVMSEAVESRVLFKTIPDDEIEWYIQTSEPYDKAGGYAVQGMAAFFIREIHGSYTNVVGLPLSEVVESLKRVGAVNFHKRDQ; this is encoded by the coding sequence ATGGAACTGTCCTTCGTGCTTGCCTCGAAATCACCCCGCCGCCGCGTCCTTCTGACGGAGGCGGGGTTCAATTTTTCAGTCGTGCCGCCGAGTATCGACGAATCATTCCGTCCCGGCGAAATTCCCCGGGACCATGTTCTGCGCCTCTCAAGGGAAAAAGCCCGGGCGGTCGCGGTTTCATATCCCGACAACTGGGTGCTGGGCGCCGACACTATCGTCATGATAGATGGAGAGGTGCTGGGAAAGCCGAAATCCCCCCAGGATGCACGGGACATGCTGTGGAAATTGAGCGGCAGGGAGCACCGGGTGTTGACCGGCTTTACCCTTGTCAAAGAGTGCATAAATGTAGTAATGAGTGAGGCCGTAGAGTCACGGGTTTTGTTTAAAACGATACCCGACGACGAGATTGAATGGTATATACAGACCTCCGAACCCTATGACAAGGCAGGAGGATACGCCGTTCAGGGGATGGCGGCGTTTTTTATTCGGGAGATACACGGGTCCTATACCAACGTCGTCGGCCTCCCCCTCTCGGAAGTGGTGGAGTCGCTCAAACGGGTGGGAGCCGTCAATTTTCATAAACGCGATCAGTGA
- a CDS encoding propionyl-CoA synthetase has protein sequence MSEKLSYAEFFTQSINEPDTFWAEAAGDIRWVRKWDKVLDDSKKPFYRWFQGGELNTCYNAVDMQVEQGRGDQTAIIYDSPVTNTIRKITYREFLEQVSNFAGVLKSFGVEKGDTVIIYMPMIPESLVAMLACARIGAVHSVVFGGFAPNELAIRIDDAKPKLIVSASCGIEAKKVIPYKPLLDNAIEIAQHKPEKCIIFQRPQVEASLKPGRDFNWAEVMEKAQPTGCVTVKATDPLYILYTSGTTGKPKGVMRDNGGHAVALKWSMKYLYGVKPGEVYWAASDVGWVVGHSYIVYAPLLMGCTTIVYEGKPVGTPDPGAFWRVISQHGVSVLFTAPTAFRAIKKEDPRGEYLKKYDLSAFRYLFLAGERLDPDTYHWASDMLKIPVIDHWWQTETGWPIAANCMGIEPFPIKAGSPTKAVPGYDVRIVDHEGNEMPQGADGYVVVKLPLPPGCLPTLWNDDKRYLEYVTEIEDCYVTGDGGYVDEDGYLFIMGRVDDVINVAGHRLSTGAMEEIVSKHKDVAECAVLGAQDQLKGEVPIGFVVLKAGVERDHEDITKELVQMVRSEIGAVACFKECAVVRALPKTRSGKILRSTMRKIANGEEYPVPSTIEDVSVLDVIEDAARGIGYGKK, from the coding sequence ATGTCTGAAAAGTTATCCTACGCTGAATTTTTTACACAATCGATCAATGAACCGGATACATTCTGGGCTGAAGCGGCCGGGGACATCAGGTGGGTCAGGAAATGGGACAAAGTTCTCGACGACAGCAAAAAGCCTTTTTACCGCTGGTTTCAGGGTGGTGAGCTGAACACCTGCTACAATGCGGTGGATATGCAGGTGGAGCAGGGAAGGGGAGACCAGACAGCCATCATTTATGACAGTCCCGTAACAAACACGATTCGAAAGATCACGTATCGCGAATTTCTTGAACAGGTATCAAATTTTGCCGGTGTCCTGAAAAGTTTCGGTGTGGAGAAGGGCGATACGGTCATTATTTACATGCCCATGATACCGGAATCGCTTGTCGCCATGCTCGCCTGTGCCCGGATCGGTGCCGTTCATTCAGTGGTTTTCGGGGGATTTGCCCCGAACGAGCTGGCGATCCGCATCGACGACGCGAAACCGAAGCTCATCGTATCGGCGTCCTGCGGGATAGAGGCGAAAAAGGTAATTCCCTATAAACCGCTGCTCGATAATGCCATAGAAATAGCGCAGCACAAACCGGAGAAATGCATTATCTTCCAGCGACCCCAGGTGGAAGCATCGTTAAAGCCCGGAAGGGATTTCAACTGGGCGGAGGTCATGGAAAAGGCGCAGCCGACAGGCTGTGTGACCGTTAAAGCCACCGACCCTCTCTACATTCTGTATACGTCGGGAACAACGGGAAAGCCGAAGGGCGTCATGCGGGACAATGGCGGTCATGCGGTCGCCCTGAAGTGGTCGATGAAATATCTCTATGGGGTCAAACCCGGCGAGGTATACTGGGCGGCATCGGACGTCGGCTGGGTCGTCGGTCATTCATACATTGTCTATGCTCCCCTCCTGATGGGGTGCACCACCATCGTCTATGAGGGGAAACCGGTCGGCACGCCCGATCCAGGTGCCTTCTGGCGGGTCATCTCCCAGCACGGCGTATCGGTGCTCTTTACGGCTCCGACGGCATTCCGGGCCATCAAGAAGGAAGACCCCCGCGGCGAATATTTGAAAAAATACGACCTCAGCGCTTTCAGGTATCTCTTTCTCGCAGGCGAGCGGCTGGACCCCGATACCTACCACTGGGCGTCGGATATGCTGAAAATTCCCGTCATCGATCACTGGTGGCAGACCGAAACAGGATGGCCGATCGCGGCCAACTGCATGGGCATAGAGCCTTTTCCCATAAAGGCCGGGTCTCCCACAAAAGCCGTTCCAGGGTATGACGTCAGGATCGTCGATCATGAAGGAAATGAAATGCCCCAGGGTGCCGACGGATACGTGGTGGTGAAACTTCCCCTGCCGCCCGGGTGCCTCCCGACGCTCTGGAACGATGATAAGCGGTACCTTGAGTACGTGACGGAGATCGAAGATTGTTATGTCACGGGTGACGGCGGATACGTTGACGAGGACGGATATCTCTTCATCATGGGGCGTGTCGATGACGTGATCAATGTCGCCGGTCACCGCCTGTCGACAGGGGCAATGGAAGAGATCGTGTCAAAACACAAGGACGTGGCGGAATGCGCCGTTCTCGGCGCCCAGGACCAGCTCAAAGGCGAGGTGCCGATCGGGTTCGTCGTTCTCAAGGCCGGTGTTGAACGGGATCACGAAGATATTACCAAGGAGTTGGTCCAGATGGTGCGCTCGGAGATCGGTGCCGTTGCCTGCTTCAAGGAGTGTGCCGTGGTCAGGGCGTTGCCGAAGACACGGTCGGGCAAGATACTCCGGTCGACCATGAGAAAGATCGCGAACGGCGAAGAGTATCCCGTGCCTTCGACCATTGAAGATGTTTCGGTCCTTGACGTCATCGAAGATGCCGCCCGGGGAATCGGATACGGAAAGAAATAG